One genomic segment of Agromyces intestinalis includes these proteins:
- a CDS encoding thiamine pyrophosphate-binding protein, which translates to MPAVSAHVARTLAAHVDHVFGLMGNGNAWFLDALDHDTDVVFTAVRHEAGGVVAADAYFRASSRLAAATATYGAGFTNTLTALAEAVQAEVPLVLVVGDQPTAGRRAWDVDQIALASAVGARTYTVGRTDAAATVVLAIEHALARRQPVVLALPYDVAALEAGEVPAAPALRHPIPLIPTTTYATGVIAELARALGHARRPFLLAGRGAWLAGASEPLGELAAATGAITAGTALGRGVFPEARYDLGVTGGFGTESAMALVREADVAVVFGASLNQFTMRFGELFAPRTRVFQVDVSPAATHPHVGGFVRGDAAVVARALVDELASLDAAPSGWRESIDLEPLRVYPTPDRADGLADDGRLDPRAVAQRVAELLPEDRVVVSDGGHFIGWANMYWPVASPDRMVMVGTAYQSIGLGFPSVAGAAAALPDATVVLTTGDGGGLMALADLETAVRTAGGRGLAVVWNDAAYGAEVHLYGRKGLAQAPMRIPEVDFAALAAAVGAEGVVVRELADLDRLGTWAGEASDRRRFLLLDCRISPTVMAPYQHEIIRVNA; encoded by the coding sequence ATGCCCGCCGTCTCCGCCCACGTCGCCCGCACCCTCGCCGCCCATGTCGACCACGTCTTCGGCCTCATGGGCAACGGCAACGCCTGGTTCCTCGACGCCCTCGACCACGACACCGACGTGGTCTTCACCGCGGTGCGGCACGAAGCGGGCGGCGTGGTCGCCGCCGACGCCTACTTCCGCGCGTCGAGCCGGCTCGCCGCCGCGACCGCCACCTACGGAGCCGGCTTCACGAACACGCTGACCGCGCTCGCCGAGGCGGTGCAGGCCGAGGTGCCGCTCGTGCTCGTCGTCGGCGACCAGCCCACCGCCGGCCGTCGCGCCTGGGACGTCGACCAGATCGCGCTCGCCTCCGCGGTCGGCGCGCGTACGTACACGGTCGGGCGAACGGATGCCGCGGCCACTGTCGTCCTCGCCATCGAGCACGCACTGGCACGAAGGCAACCGGTCGTCCTGGCTCTGCCGTACGACGTCGCCGCACTCGAGGCCGGCGAGGTGCCCGCGGCGCCTGCCCTGCGGCATCCGATCCCGCTCATCCCCACGACCACCTACGCGACCGGCGTGATCGCCGAGCTCGCCCGAGCGCTCGGCCACGCCCGTCGCCCGTTCCTACTCGCGGGTCGCGGGGCGTGGCTGGCCGGGGCGAGCGAGCCGCTCGGCGAGCTCGCGGCGGCGACCGGGGCGATCACGGCGGGCACCGCGCTCGGGCGCGGCGTCTTCCCCGAGGCCCGCTACGACCTCGGCGTGACGGGCGGGTTCGGCACCGAGTCCGCGATGGCCCTCGTGCGCGAGGCCGATGTCGCGGTCGTCTTCGGCGCGTCGCTGAACCAGTTCACGATGCGTTTCGGTGAGTTGTTCGCGCCGCGCACGCGGGTGTTCCAGGTGGATGTCTCGCCGGCGGCGACCCACCCGCACGTGGGCGGCTTCGTGCGCGGCGACGCGGCGGTCGTGGCACGCGCACTCGTCGACGAGCTGGCGTCGCTGGACGCGGCGCCGTCGGGCTGGCGCGAATCGATCGACCTCGAGCCGCTGCGGGTCTACCCGACGCCCGACCGCGCCGACGGCCTCGCCGACGACGGCCGCCTCGACCCCCGCGCGGTCGCGCAGCGCGTCGCCGAGCTGCTGCCCGAGGACCGCGTCGTCGTGTCCGACGGCGGGCACTTCATCGGCTGGGCGAACATGTACTGGCCCGTCGCCTCGCCCGACCGCATGGTCATGGTCGGCACGGCGTACCAGTCGATCGGGCTCGGGTTCCCGAGCGTCGCGGGCGCCGCAGCGGCCCTGCCCGATGCGACCGTCGTGCTGACCACCGGCGACGGCGGCGGACTGATGGCACTGGCCGACCTCGAGACCGCCGTGCGCACCGCCGGCGGCCGGGGCCTGGCCGTGGTCTGGAACGACGCCGCGTACGGCGCCGAGGTGCACCTCTACGGTCGCAAGGGCCTCGCGCAGGCGCCGATGCGGATCCCCGAGGTCGACTTCGCCGCCCTCGCTGCGGCAGTCGGCGCTGAGGGCGTCGTCGTGCGCGAGCTCGCCGACCTCGACCGGCTCGGCACCTGGGCCGGCGAGGCATCCGATCGGCGACGCTTCCTGCTGCTCGACTGCCGCATCTCCCCGACCGTGATGGCGCCCTACCAGCACGAGATCATCCGAGTGAACGCCTAG
- a CDS encoding VanZ family protein, which yields MDRLMPGLIAILFGALVLLVVFVPLVALSYRRRGGFSAARFAGWIALLFYAIGLWAYTLLPFPEPGSYTCVGAVLNPFEDVVDILRRQAAGESLPRNPALQQAALNVLLFAPLGVFARLLFGRGVVVATIAGAAVSLAIELTQLTGLWGVFSCAYRVFDTGDLVTNTAGAIIGSLLAVPVVRRVQARHRPEAAPAASGPVSVGRRLLAMLADWLSSWLLAGAAAVPANAAVLVLAGRDRLVEVGDTVSSWSAIVPILAQLWSVLATGATLGEHATLIEAIESRRPVLWWRLVRFGAGIGGYLVLAQLPAPFGLTAFGLAVASIVVAFTSRGHRGLAQAAAGMDARGLVRSDDDTRRDATTTP from the coding sequence ATGGACCGACTGATGCCCGGCCTCATCGCCATCCTGTTCGGGGCCCTGGTGCTGCTCGTCGTGTTCGTGCCCCTCGTCGCGCTCAGCTACCGTCGGCGAGGCGGATTCTCGGCGGCGCGGTTCGCCGGCTGGATCGCGCTGCTGTTCTACGCCATCGGGCTGTGGGCGTACACGCTGCTGCCGTTCCCCGAGCCCGGTTCGTACACCTGCGTCGGCGCGGTGCTGAACCCGTTCGAGGACGTCGTCGACATCCTGCGTCGGCAGGCCGCCGGCGAATCGCTGCCGCGCAATCCCGCGCTGCAGCAGGCGGCGCTGAACGTGCTGCTGTTCGCACCGCTCGGGGTGTTCGCCCGGCTGCTGTTCGGTCGCGGCGTCGTCGTCGCGACGATCGCGGGCGCCGCGGTCTCGCTCGCGATCGAGCTGACCCAGCTGACCGGGCTGTGGGGCGTCTTCTCGTGCGCGTACCGCGTGTTCGACACCGGCGACCTGGTGACCAACACGGCCGGCGCGATCATCGGCTCGCTGCTGGCCGTCCCGGTCGTGCGGCGCGTGCAGGCGCGTCATCGCCCGGAGGCTGCGCCCGCCGCGTCGGGCCCCGTCTCGGTGGGCCGACGGTTGCTCGCGATGCTCGCCGACTGGTTGTCGAGCTGGCTGCTCGCCGGCGCAGCCGCCGTGCCCGCGAACGCGGCGGTACTCGTGCTCGCCGGCCGCGACCGGCTCGTCGAGGTCGGCGACACCGTCTCGTCCTGGTCGGCGATCGTGCCGATCCTCGCCCAGCTCTGGTCGGTGCTGGCCACGGGCGCGACGCTCGGCGAGCACGCGACGCTCATCGAGGCGATCGAGTCGCGCCGACCCGTGCTGTGGTGGCGGCTGGTGCGGTTCGGCGCCGGCATCGGCGGCTACCTCGTGCTGGCGCAACTGCCCGCACCGTTCGGCCTCACCGCGTTCGGGCTCGCGGTCGCGAGCATCGTGGTCGCGTTCACGTCGCGCGGCCATCGCGGACTCGCGCAGGCGGCCGCGGGCATGGACGCGCGCGGGCTGGTACGAAGCGACGACGACACTCGCCGCGACGCGACTACGACGCCGTGA
- a CDS encoding isochorismatase family protein, which yields MTRAILVVDVQNDFTEGGALAVQGGAAVAERISAYLAEHADDYDLVVASRDWHDADNDNGGHFSTEPDFIDSWPPHCVAGTPGAEYHPSFDTSAVDVHVRKGMGEPAYSVYEGQAEDGRRITEVLAERGIIEVDVVGLATDYCVRQTTLDAIEHGQHVRVFTDLIEGVHHERSAEVLAELAHAGAVVVPSAGASPEVG from the coding sequence ATGACCCGTGCCATCCTCGTCGTCGACGTGCAGAACGATTTCACCGAGGGCGGCGCCCTGGCCGTGCAGGGCGGCGCCGCCGTCGCCGAGCGCATCTCGGCGTACCTCGCCGAGCACGCCGACGACTACGACCTCGTCGTGGCCTCCCGCGATTGGCACGACGCCGACAACGACAACGGCGGCCACTTCTCGACCGAGCCCGACTTCATCGACAGCTGGCCGCCGCACTGCGTCGCCGGCACCCCCGGAGCCGAGTACCACCCGTCCTTCGACACGAGCGCCGTCGATGTGCACGTGCGCAAGGGCATGGGCGAGCCGGCGTACTCGGTGTACGAGGGGCAGGCCGAGGACGGCCGGCGCATCACCGAGGTGCTCGCCGAGCGCGGCATCATCGAGGTCGACGTCGTGGGCCTCGCCACCGACTACTGCGTGCGGCAGACGACGCTCGATGCGATCGAGCACGGGCAGCACGTGCGGGTGTTCACCGACCTCATCGAGGGCGTGCACCACGAGCGGTCGGCCGAGGTGCTGGCCGAGCTGGCTCACGCGGGCGCGGTCGTCGTGCCCAGCGCGGGCGCCTCACCCGAAGTGGGGTAG
- a CDS encoding aldolase/citrate lyase family protein: protein MPIRMNLPDTFAARLAAADRPQIGLWVCSASPLMAEVVAGSGVDWVLIDAEHSPNDLQTILHQLYAVSGYPVAPVVRPPIGDTVVVKQYLDLGVQNLLVPMVDSAEHARALVRAVRYPGEAAGVRGVGASLARSSRWNRVEGYLADASSTVSLTVQIESATAVANVEEILAVDGVDAIFVGPADLAGSMGLLGQPSHPDVVEAALTAIRAARAAGKPAGINAFVPDEAERYLAAGASFAAVGADVALLARATESLADRFVGSRPSAPDATGEPDASSSTRTSY from the coding sequence ATGCCGATTCGAATGAACCTCCCCGACACGTTCGCGGCGCGCCTCGCCGCGGCCGACCGCCCGCAGATCGGCCTGTGGGTGTGCTCGGCGAGCCCGCTCATGGCCGAGGTGGTCGCGGGCAGCGGCGTCGACTGGGTGCTCATCGATGCCGAGCACTCCCCCAACGACCTGCAGACGATCCTGCACCAGCTCTACGCCGTGTCGGGGTACCCGGTCGCGCCGGTCGTGCGCCCGCCGATCGGCGACACGGTCGTCGTGAAGCAGTACCTCGACCTCGGCGTGCAGAACCTGCTCGTGCCGATGGTCGACTCGGCCGAGCACGCACGCGCTCTGGTGCGCGCGGTGCGGTATCCGGGCGAGGCGGCCGGGGTGCGCGGCGTGGGCGCGTCGCTGGCGCGGTCGTCGCGCTGGAACCGGGTCGAGGGCTATCTTGCGGATGCCTCGTCGACGGTGAGCCTCACCGTGCAGATCGAGTCGGCCACTGCGGTGGCGAACGTCGAGGAGATCCTCGCGGTCGACGGCGTCGATGCGATCTTCGTCGGCCCGGCCGACCTCGCCGGATCCATGGGGCTGCTCGGGCAGCCGAGCCACCCCGATGTCGTCGAGGCGGCGCTCACCGCGATCCGCGCCGCGCGGGCGGCGGGCAAGCCGGCCGGCATCAACGCGTTCGTGCCCGACGAAGCCGAGCGCTACCTCGCCGCGGGTGCGTCGTTCGCGGCGGTCGGCGCCGACGTCGCGCTGCTCGCGCGCGCGACCGAGTCGCTCGCGGATCGCTTCGTCGGGTCGCGGCCGAGCGCGCCGGATGCGACGGGCGAACCGGATGCCTCGAGCTCAACCCGCACGAGCTACTGA
- the hpaE gene encoding 5-carboxymethyl-2-hydroxymuconate semialdehyde dehydrogenase: MTDVFTPEGLPDRIRHYIDGESVDSLDGDTFEVLNPATNETYVHAAAGKRADIDRAVAAARRAFTEGPWPRMLPRERSRVLHTIADLVESRDARLAELESFDSGLPITQALGQARRAAENFRFFADLIVAQADDAFKVPGRQMNYVNRKPIGVAGLITPWNTPFMLESWKLAPALATGNTVVLKPAEFTPLSASLWAGIFEEAGLPTGVFNLVNGLGEDAGDALVKHPDVPLISFTGESRTGQIIFGNAAPYLKGLSMELGGKSPAVVFADADLDVAIDACIFGVFSLNGERCTAGSRILVQREVYDEFVERYAAQAKRVKVGHPHDPATEVGALVHPEHYEKVMSYVELGKSEGRLVAGGGRPEGFATGNYVAPTVFADVAPDARIFQEEIFGPVVAITPFDTEEEALTLANDTKYGLAAYIWTNDLRRAHNFAQSVEAGMVWLNSNNVRDLRTPFGGVKASGLGHEGGYRSIDFYTDQQSVHITLGAPHNPTFGKR; the protein is encoded by the coding sequence ATGACCGACGTCTTCACCCCCGAGGGCCTGCCCGACCGCATCCGCCACTACATCGACGGCGAGTCCGTCGACTCGCTCGACGGCGACACCTTCGAAGTGCTGAACCCCGCCACGAACGAGACCTACGTGCACGCCGCCGCCGGCAAGCGCGCCGACATCGACCGCGCGGTCGCGGCCGCGCGCCGCGCCTTCACCGAGGGTCCCTGGCCGCGCATGCTCCCCCGCGAGCGGAGCAGGGTCCTGCACACGATCGCCGACCTCGTCGAGTCGCGCGACGCTCGCCTGGCCGAGCTCGAGAGCTTCGACTCGGGGCTGCCGATCACGCAGGCGCTCGGACAGGCGCGGCGCGCGGCCGAGAACTTCCGCTTCTTCGCCGACCTGATCGTCGCGCAGGCCGACGACGCCTTCAAGGTGCCGGGCCGGCAGATGAACTACGTGAACCGCAAGCCGATCGGGGTCGCGGGCCTCATCACCCCGTGGAACACGCCGTTCATGCTCGAGTCGTGGAAGCTCGCCCCCGCGCTCGCGACCGGCAACACGGTCGTGCTGAAGCCGGCCGAGTTCACGCCGCTGTCGGCGTCGCTCTGGGCCGGAATCTTCGAGGAGGCCGGGCTGCCGACGGGCGTGTTCAACCTCGTCAACGGCCTCGGCGAGGATGCGGGCGACGCGCTGGTGAAGCATCCCGACGTGCCCTTGATCTCGTTCACCGGCGAGAGCCGCACGGGCCAGATCATCTTCGGCAACGCCGCGCCCTACCTGAAGGGGCTCTCGATGGAGCTCGGCGGCAAGAGCCCCGCGGTCGTGTTCGCCGACGCCGACCTCGACGTCGCGATCGACGCGTGCATCTTCGGTGTGTTCTCGCTGAACGGCGAGCGCTGCACCGCGGGCAGCCGCATCCTCGTGCAGCGCGAGGTGTACGACGAGTTCGTCGAGCGGTACGCGGCGCAGGCGAAGCGCGTCAAGGTCGGCCACCCGCACGACCCGGCCACCGAGGTCGGCGCCCTCGTGCACCCCGAGCACTACGAGAAGGTGATGAGCTACGTCGAGCTGGGCAAGAGCGAGGGCCGGCTCGTCGCCGGCGGCGGGCGGCCCGAGGGCTTTGCGACGGGCAACTACGTCGCACCGACGGTGTTCGCGGATGTCGCGCCCGACGCCCGCATCTTCCAGGAGGAGATCTTCGGCCCCGTCGTCGCGATCACGCCGTTCGACACCGAGGAGGAGGCGCTCACCCTCGCGAACGACACGAAATACGGGCTCGCCGCCTACATCTGGACGAACGACCTGAGGCGCGCGCACAACTTCGCGCAGTCGGTCGAGGCGGGCATGGTGTGGCTGAACTCGAACAACGTGCGCGACCTGCGCACCCCGTTCGGCGGCGTCAAGGCGTCGGGCCTCGGACACGAGGGCGGCTACCGCTCGATCGACTTCTACACCGACCAGCAGAGCGTGCACATCACGCTCGGCGCACCCCACAACCCCACCTTCGGCAAGCGCTGA
- a CDS encoding GntR family transcriptional regulator: MTGESKSQRAYRFIRERIEDGRYVPGYRLVLGTIARELDVSVVPVREAIRLLEAEGLVTFERNVGAQVALIHEAEYLYTMQTLSLVEGAATALAAPAITPERIEQARAINARMREMLAAFDPHRFTELNLEFHTVLFELCPNPHVLDLVHRGWNRLKVLRDTSFGFVPGRAHASVDEHDALLDLIERHADPLEIELAARRHRTNTLDAVLAQQAAAHRHHDTTSDSATKASIA, from the coding sequence ATGACCGGCGAGAGCAAGTCCCAGCGCGCCTACCGGTTCATCCGCGAGCGCATCGAGGACGGCCGCTACGTGCCGGGCTACCGGCTCGTGCTCGGCACCATCGCGCGCGAACTGGATGTCTCGGTGGTGCCCGTGCGCGAGGCGATCCGCCTGCTCGAGGCCGAGGGGCTCGTCACGTTCGAGCGCAATGTGGGCGCGCAGGTCGCGCTCATCCACGAGGCCGAGTACCTCTACACGATGCAGACGCTGTCGCTCGTCGAGGGCGCAGCCACCGCGCTCGCGGCGCCCGCGATCACGCCCGAGCGCATCGAGCAGGCGCGCGCGATCAACGCGCGGATGCGCGAGATGCTCGCCGCGTTCGACCCGCACCGGTTCACCGAGCTGAACCTCGAGTTCCACACGGTGCTGTTCGAGCTGTGCCCGAACCCGCACGTGCTCGACCTCGTGCACCGCGGCTGGAACCGGCTGAAGGTGCTGCGCGACACGTCGTTCGGCTTCGTGCCGGGCCGTGCGCACGCGTCGGTCGACGAGCACGACGCGCTGCTCGACCTGATCGAGCGGCACGCCGACCCGCTCGAGATCGAGCTCGCCGCCCGGCGCCACCGCACGAACACGCTCGACGCCGTGCTCGCGCAGCAGGCCGCCGCACACCGGCACCACGACACGACCTCCGACTCCGCAACGAAAGCGAGCATCGCATGA
- the hpaH gene encoding 2-oxo-hept-4-ene-1,7-dioate hydratase, translating to MLDDATRDAIADELVAADRDRTTVPLLTARHPDMTIDDAYAVQRRWADRRAAAGARLVGRKIGLTSKVMQVATGITEPDYGVIFDDMVIESGSTVEFDRFSNVRIEVELAFVLADRLEGPHTTIFDVLDATAYVVPALEILNSHIELAGRTIVDTISDNAAMGAMVLGGRPVKVDEVDLRWVSALLSRNQTIEESGVAAAVLGHPAMGVAWLANKLAQHGQALGAGEIILAGSFTRPMWVERGDTVHADYRDLGAVTCRFE from the coding sequence ATGCTCGATGACGCCACCCGCGACGCGATCGCCGACGAACTCGTCGCCGCCGACCGCGACCGCACCACCGTGCCGCTGCTCACCGCACGGCATCCCGACATGACGATCGACGACGCCTACGCGGTGCAGCGCCGCTGGGCCGACCGCCGCGCCGCCGCCGGCGCCCGGCTCGTCGGGCGCAAGATCGGCCTCACCTCGAAGGTGATGCAGGTCGCGACCGGCATCACCGAGCCCGACTACGGCGTCATCTTCGACGACATGGTCATCGAGTCGGGCTCCACGGTCGAGTTCGACCGCTTCTCGAACGTGCGCATCGAGGTCGAGCTCGCGTTCGTGCTCGCCGATCGGCTCGAGGGGCCGCACACCACGATCTTCGACGTGCTGGATGCCACGGCCTACGTCGTGCCCGCGCTCGAGATCCTGAACTCGCACATCGAGCTGGCGGGCCGCACGATTGTCGACACCATCAGCGACAACGCCGCGATGGGCGCGATGGTGCTCGGCGGCCGCCCGGTGAAGGTCGACGAGGTCGACCTGCGCTGGGTGTCGGCACTGCTCTCGCGCAACCAGACCATCGAGGAGTCGGGCGTCGCCGCCGCCGTGCTCGGCCACCCGGCGATGGGCGTCGCGTGGCTCGCGAACAAGCTCGCCCAGCACGGGCAGGCGCTGGGGGCCGGCGAGATCATCCTCGCGGGCTCGTTCACCCGCCCGATGTGGGTCGAGCGCGGCGACACCGTGCACGCCGACTACCGAGACCTGGGAGCCGTGACATGCCGATTCGAATGA
- the hpaD gene encoding 3,4-dihydroxyphenylacetate 2,3-dioxygenase: MTHRDHLTPTSSGFFVSQEAPIHTDHPIPTPTAPAPDILRCAYMELVVTDLAASREFYVDVLDLVVTEEDEHTVYLRSMEEFIHHNLVLRQGPVAAVAAFSYRVRTPEDLDAAVAFYTELGCRVERRTEGFTKGIGDSVRVTDPLGFPYEFFYDVEHVERLAWRYDLYTPGALVRLDHFNQVTPDVPRAVKFMQDLGFRVTEDIQDEDGTVYAAWMRRKPTVHDTAMTGGDGPRMHHVAFSTHEKHNILAICDKLGALRRSDAIERGPGRHGVSNAFYLYLRDPDGHRIEIYTQDYYTGDPDNPVVTWDVHDNQRRDWWGNPVVPSWYTEASLVLDLDGNPQPVVARTDESEMAVTIGADGFSYTRRGDEQHGFKLGNTL; this comes from the coding sequence ATGACCCACCGTGACCACCTCACCCCCACCTCCTCGGGCTTCTTCGTTTCGCAGGAGGCCCCCATCCACACCGATCACCCGATCCCGACGCCCACGGCGCCGGCTCCTGACATCCTGCGCTGCGCGTACATGGAGCTCGTGGTGACCGACCTCGCCGCCTCGCGCGAGTTCTACGTCGATGTGCTCGACCTCGTCGTGACCGAAGAGGACGAGCACACCGTCTACCTGCGCTCGATGGAGGAGTTCATCCACCACAACCTGGTGCTGCGCCAGGGTCCCGTCGCGGCGGTCGCCGCGTTCAGCTACCGGGTGCGCACGCCGGAAGACCTCGACGCGGCGGTCGCCTTCTACACCGAGCTCGGATGCCGCGTCGAGCGCCGCACGGAGGGCTTCACGAAAGGCATCGGCGACTCGGTGCGGGTGACCGACCCGCTCGGGTTCCCGTACGAGTTCTTCTACGACGTCGAGCACGTCGAACGGCTCGCGTGGCGCTACGACCTCTACACGCCGGGCGCGCTCGTGCGCCTCGACCACTTCAACCAGGTCACGCCCGACGTGCCGCGGGCGGTGAAGTTCATGCAGGACTTGGGCTTCCGCGTCACCGAGGACATCCAGGACGAGGACGGCACGGTCTACGCGGCCTGGATGCGACGCAAGCCCACCGTGCACGACACCGCGATGACGGGCGGTGACGGCCCGCGCATGCACCACGTCGCGTTCTCGACGCACGAGAAGCACAACATCCTCGCGATCTGCGACAAGCTCGGCGCGCTGCGCCGCTCCGACGCGATCGAGCGCGGGCCCGGTCGTCACGGCGTGTCGAACGCGTTCTACCTGTATCTGCGCGACCCCGACGGCCACCGCATCGAGATCTACACGCAGGACTACTACACGGGCGACCCCGACAACCCGGTCGTCACCTGGGACGTGCACGACAACCAGCGCCGCGACTGGTGGGGCAACCCGGTGGTGCCCTCGTGGTACACCGAAGCATCCCTGGTGCTCGACCTCGACGGCAACCCGCAGCCCGTCGTCGCACGCACCGATGAGAGCGAGATGGCGGTCACGATCGGCGCCGACGGCTTCTCGTACACCCGCCGCGGCGACGAGCAGCACGGCTTCAAGCTCGGCAACACGCTCTGA
- a CDS encoding fumarylacetoacetate hydrolase family protein — MTSAIATPGKIIAVHLSYASRAAQRGRTPAHPSYFLKPSSSLAATGGTVERPAGTELLAFEGEIALVIGEPARRVAPDDGWKHVAQVTAANDFGVYDLRTADKGSNLRNKGGDGFTPIGPATIPADVAGEGGWRVRTWVNGDLVQEDTSDGMIFGFGRIIADLSQHLTLETGDVILTGTPAGSSVVLPGDVVEVEVDAPNAPGAPSTGRLVTTVTQGEVPFGDFGDTPSVDDAQRLEAWGSAEALAAAVAAGRVAPLAAQGRADASEPAFELTDDLRVQLSGVAVATLSVALRKRGYHDVFIEGVQANLPGARIVGRARTLRFIPARPDLFQTHGGGYNAQKRAFDSVGPGEVLVVDARGERGTGTVGDVLALRAKVRGAAGIVTDGGVRDFDAVADIGIPVFSQGPHPSVLGRRHVPWETDVTIACGGAAVQPGDVIVGDGDGVIVIPPHLVAEVAAEAAEQDAADAWVAERVAEGEAVDGLFPMNAEWRARYERERSAASESSAASEASDAPGEARP, encoded by the coding sequence ATGACCTCCGCCATCGCCACGCCCGGCAAGATCATCGCCGTGCACCTGAGCTACGCGTCGCGTGCCGCGCAGCGCGGCCGCACGCCCGCCCATCCGAGCTACTTCCTGAAGCCGTCGTCGTCGCTGGCGGCGACCGGCGGCACCGTCGAGCGCCCCGCCGGCACCGAGCTGCTCGCGTTCGAGGGCGAGATCGCGCTCGTGATCGGCGAGCCCGCGCGCCGCGTCGCACCCGACGACGGCTGGAAGCACGTCGCCCAGGTCACGGCGGCGAACGACTTCGGCGTGTATGACCTGCGCACCGCCGACAAGGGGTCGAACCTGCGCAACAAGGGCGGCGACGGCTTCACGCCGATCGGTCCGGCCACGATCCCGGCCGACGTCGCCGGCGAGGGCGGGTGGCGCGTGCGCACCTGGGTGAACGGCGACCTGGTGCAGGAGGACACGTCCGACGGGATGATCTTCGGCTTCGGCCGCATCATCGCCGATCTGTCGCAGCACCTGACCCTCGAGACGGGCGACGTGATCCTGACCGGCACACCCGCGGGCTCGAGCGTCGTGCTGCCCGGCGACGTGGTCGAGGTCGAGGTCGACGCGCCGAACGCCCCCGGCGCGCCGAGCACCGGGCGCCTGGTCACGACGGTCACCCAGGGCGAGGTGCCGTTCGGCGACTTCGGCGACACCCCGTCGGTCGACGACGCGCAGCGCCTCGAGGCCTGGGGCTCGGCCGAGGCGCTCGCCGCCGCGGTCGCGGCGGGCCGGGTCGCACCCCTCGCTGCGCAGGGGCGGGCGGATGCCTCCGAGCCCGCGTTCGAACTCACCGACGACCTGCGCGTGCAGTTGTCGGGCGTCGCGGTCGCGACCCTCTCGGTCGCCCTGCGCAAGCGCGGCTACCACGACGTCTTCATCGAGGGCGTGCAGGCGAACCTGCCGGGCGCGCGCATCGTGGGCCGTGCCCGCACGCTGCGGTTCATCCCGGCTCGCCCCGATCTGTTCCAGACCCACGGCGGTGGCTACAACGCCCAGAAGCGCGCGTTCGACTCGGTCGGCCCGGGCGAGGTGCTCGTCGTCGACGCCCGCGGCGAGCGCGGCACCGGCACCGTCGGCGACGTGCTCGCGCTCCGCGCCAAGGTGCGGGGTGCTGCGGGCATCGTCACCGACGGCGGGGTGCGCGACTTCGACGCGGTCGCCGACATCGGCATCCCGGTGTTCTCGCAGGGGCCGCACCCGAGCGTGCTCGGCCGTCGGCACGTGCCGTGGGAGACCGACGTGACGATCGCCTGCGGCGGCGCGGCCGTGCAGCCGGGCGACGTGATCGTGGGCGACGGCGACGGCGTGATCGTGATTCCGCCGCACCTCGTCGCCGAGGTCGCCGCCGAGGCCGCCGAGCAGGACGCGGCCGACGCCTGGGTCGCCGAGCGCGTCGCCGAGGGCGAGGCGGTCGACGGGCTGTTCCCCATGAACGCCGAGTGGCGTGCCCGCTACGAGCGCGAGCGCAGCGCAGCATCCGAGTCATCCGCAGCGTCCGAAGCATCCGACGCACCCGGCGAGGCGAGGCCATGA